One Bradysia coprophila strain Holo2 chromosome X unlocalized genomic scaffold, BU_Bcop_v1 contig_39, whole genome shotgun sequence genomic window carries:
- the LOC119069683 gene encoding L-gulonolactone oxidase 5-like isoform X2, with protein sequence MNNFKSCIMNPDGETASFGSGVTIKEAGEFLLQHGRALRTTPAFGGITIGGAIGTGAHGSSIKYTSSISSQVVRMTAVNGLGEKVEIVDPEDLKSFKVHLGLLGIVVDVTLKTVPLYKVLATNYIVSDEILTNGKALEWAKTTDQITFYWFPAFKEVVVANLTFVSVDETGNAYTNAISPPTYGYFNLGGTKAKEIAFDLSTSECALASGVGNTILHAFEIAAQSSLVRDTPGFVPIYTEDGITVENPAVGFPHSMFAASCSEANAGLGGPSCFWAHGDINSNITIVDNEFCIDINSLSDFVETTQDIMKTTPVAFPLTGIFIRFSGESDAYMATNFGRDTAHVEFAMWKRTDSYNKASGNLAGYQLLAQALAKKFKGRSHWGKSGLVYHGREMLDIKLETEARDSFIASMKKFDPNERFMNSFGRRIVKRDTKIDSDPKSTRCALLDNCFCSQNKDCISTQTCTKLSGYPDYPVCKTKNEVPEVHLDKSAFPPPAGIFNWLVVSVPNLVIPVLAQCPPTGLLNTVPNLVGSILG encoded by the exons ATGAACAACTTTAAATCTTGTATAATGAATCCGGACGGTGAAACAGCGTCCTTCGGTTCGGGTGTGACCATAAAAGAAGCCGGTGAATTTCTGCTGCAACATGGTCGAGCTCTCCGAACCACACCAGCTTTTGGAGGCATTACAATTGGCGGAGCAATTGGAACTGGTGCCCATGGCTCGTCGATAAAATACACCTCATCAATATCATCGCAAGTCGTACGAATGACTGCCGTGAATGGACTTGGAGAGAAAGTAGAGATAGTCGATCCTGAAGATCTAAAATCGTTCAAGGTTCATCTGGGATTACTAG GTATTGTGGTGGATGTAACCCTGAAAACAGTGCCGTTGTACAAAGTCTTAGCTACTAATTATATTGTGTCTGACGAAATTCTTACTAATGGTAAAGCATTGGAGTGGGCTAAGACGACGGATCAAATAACGTTTTATTGGTTTCCTGCGTTCAAAGAAGTGGTCGTAGCTAACTTAACATTCGTTTCTGTTGACGAAACCGGCAATGCTTACACTAATGCTATCTCACCCCCAACGTATGGATATTTTAATCTCGGCGGAACTAAAGCGAAAGAAATTGCTTTCGATTTGTCTACCAGCGAATGTGCATTAGCGTCAGGAGTTG GTAACACCATTTTACACGCATTTGAAATCGCGGCACAATCGTCACTTGTGCGAGACACACCTGGCTTCGTACCCATTTATACAGAGGATGGTATTACCGTTGAAAATCCTGCAGTAGGCTTTCCACACTCAATGTTTGCCGCATCTTGTAGTGAAGCAAATGCAGGACTCGGAGGACCATCTTGTTTCTGGGCACATGGAGACATAAATTCAAACATAACAATTGTAGACAATGA ATTTTGCATAGATATCAACAGTCTTAGCGACTTCGTCGAAACTACGCAGGACATTATGAAGACAACTCCGGTTGCATTCCCACTGACCGGCATCTTCATAAGATTTAGTGGTGAATCTGATGCGTACATGGCAACGAATTTCGGAAGGGATACTGCGCATGTCGAATTCGCAATGTGGAAGCGAACAGACAGTTACAATAAGGCATCTGGCAATTTGGCCGGATATCAATTGCTCGCGCAGGCTTTG GCGAAGAAATTTAAAGGGAGATCTCACTGGGGTAAAAGTGGACTCGTTTATCATGGTAGAGAAATGCTGGATATTAAATTGGAAACTGAGGCACGTGACAGTTTTATTG CTTCCATGAAGAAATTTGACCCCAACGAAAGATTCATGAACAGTTTTGGTCGTCGTATCGTTAAAAGAGACACTAAAATCGATTCGGACCCCAAATCGACTCGTTGTGCGCTGTTAGACAACTGTTTTTGCTCTCAAAATAAAGACTGTATCAGCACCCAGACCTGCACTAAGCTTTCCGGCTATCCAGACTATCCAGTTTGCAAAACGAAAAACGAGGTACCAGAAGTACATTTGGACAAAAGTGCATTCCCTCCACCAGCTGGCATATTTAATTGGTTGGTCGTATCTGTTCCCAATTTGGTCATACCTGTACTTGCTCAATGTCCACCCACTGGTTTACTCAACACTGTCCCGAACTTGGTCGGGTCCATACTTggataa
- the LOC119069685 gene encoding uncharacterized protein LOC119069685: MGVFQLATFMKESLPNGTCEVSIKRECQQFQERTGERPTLVFDVLSIFAIFRNNKVWTLCGGRHQIFRKEFETFLENLSEFANLVFYEDGPSVKIKELTKTNRRRDRQDLEIEIIKQIDEGTPLKELTNVPRIKTSLGFLRKFGKHFIAVTKECDTEIARYASNDSSVLAVLSEDTDFLIFPGPWRYFSIESVNLKDTDLTTIEYSRTALRNYLGLNDKQMIILSTLGGNDIVGRLEVRQFHRRLGCTRENKFPLLAKYIKGLPMKFYPLLYTIASEVLRNDLPQTTDRLNESFEQYNIKFDTDDYSSDPLLRYCLENKLKCCLKALVRFDMNKMIKEQHCEYVPNYNNALMDLSKKQYGVLFQHKQFDEVYEENCKPIYPDVTVPPLMELLNRAEHPEHDTLRLKLLKWMINDELLAPHDLALITQKYLLPILILVFMTTHGFITVSEADLILYTLRQVDLELVPTALEAPEIIDARAYRISLLFNKLVPHMAQSVIFSGLTHSIEPTVFDGVFFNAKYLEFEFSAIDHLDDLTAYRLYA; this comes from the exons ATGGGAGTTTTTCAACTTGCAACGTTTATGAAAGAATCATTGCCCAATGGGACATGTGAAGTATCGATTAAAAGGGAATGCCAACAATTTCAAGA GAGAACCGGAGAGCGACCAACACTAGTCTTTGAcgttttgtcaatatttgcgATATTTCGAAACAACAAAGTGTGGACTTTGTGTGGAGGACGTCATCAAATATTCCGCAAGgaatttgaaacgtttttggaaaatctttccgAATTTGCTAATTTGGTATTCTATGAGGATGGACCAAGcgtcaaaataaaagaacTTACAAAGACCAATCGACGAAGAGATAGACAAGACTTGGAAATTGAGATCATCAAGCAAATTGATGAAGGAACGCCGCTGAAAGAATTAACCAACGTTCCACGTATTAAAACGTCCCTGGGCTTCctaagaaaatttggaaaacacTTCATTGCCGTGACAAAAGAATGCGATACAGAAATCGCACGTTATGCCAGTAACGATTCATCAGTTTTAGCTGTTCTGTCCGAAGACACTGacttccttatttttcctGGACCCTGGcgatatttttcgattgaaaGTGTTAACTTGAAAGACACCGATTTGACGACAATTGAATACAGTCGAACTGCATTGCGCAACTACTTGGGATTGAACGACAAGCAAATGATTATTTTGTCAACACTCGGCGGAAATGATATTGTGGGTCGTCTGGAAGTGCGTCAGTTCCACCGAAGACTTGGCTGCACGcgagaaaacaaatttccattGCTTGCAAAGTATATCAAAGGACttccaatgaaattttatccactTCTCTACACAATTGCCAGTGAAGTCTTGCGTAATGACCTACCGCAAACAACGGATCGACTCAATGAATCTTTCGAACAGTACAATATC AAGTTCGATACTGACGACTACAGCTCAGACCCATTATTGCGCTATTGCttggaaaacaaattaaaatgctgTTTAAAGGCCCTCGTTCGATTCGACATGAATAAGATGATTAAGGAGCAGCATTGTGAATATGTCCCAAATTACAACAACGCATTGATGGATTTGTCGAAGAAGCAATACGGAGTCCTTTTTCAACACAAACAATTTGACGAAGTTTATGAAGAGAATTGCAAACCCATTTATCCCGACGTTACGGTTCCACCATTGATGGAACTTCTGAACAGAGCCGAGCATCCAGAACATGATACGCTGCGTCTCAAGTTGCTAAAATGGATGATCAACGACGAATTGCTTGCACCTCATGACTTGGCTCTCATCACACAAAAATACTTGCTGCCTATACTCATACTGGTGTTCATGACCACTCACGGTTTCATTACTGTTTCGGAAGCCGACTTGATTTTATACACACTCAGGCAAGTTGATCTTGAGTTAGTGCCGACCGCTTTGGAAGCTCCAGAAATTATCGATGCACGTGCATACCGCATCTCATTACTATTCAACAAATTGGTTCCTCATATGGCACAATCTGTCATTTTTTCAGGACTCACTCATTCCATTGAG CCGACGGTTTTTGATGGCGTTTTTTTCAACGCTAAATATTTGGAATTTGAATTCAGTGCAATTGATCATCTCGACGATCTTACAGCCTATCGTCTTTATGCATAA
- the LOC119069683 gene encoding probable L-gulonolactone oxidase 4 isoform X1 → MKLCQYIISLTWGIFVMQVTSVHCAMPSKDYTAYRIYPYCRPSDYMRYPSNVNDVVAIVNEAISRNVTVKAFGARHSHTDIICTDGIPIDMNNFKSCIMNPDGETASFGSGVTIKEAGEFLLQHGRALRTTPAFGGITIGGAIGTGAHGSSIKYTSSISSQVVRMTAVNGLGEKVEIVDPEDLKSFKVHLGLLGIVVDVTLKTVPLYKVLATNYIVSDEILTNGKALEWAKTTDQITFYWFPAFKEVVVANLTFVSVDETGNAYTNAISPPTYGYFNLGGTKAKEIAFDLSTSECALASGVGNTILHAFEIAAQSSLVRDTPGFVPIYTEDGITVENPAVGFPHSMFAASCSEANAGLGGPSCFWAHGDINSNITIVDNEFCIDINSLSDFVETTQDIMKTTPVAFPLTGIFIRFSGESDAYMATNFGRDTAHVEFAMWKRTDSYNKASGNLAGYQLLAQALAKKFKGRSHWGKSGLVYHGREMLDIKLETEARDSFIASMKKFDPNERFMNSFGRRIVKRDTKIDSDPKSTRCALLDNCFCSQNKDCISTQTCTKLSGYPDYPVCKTKNEVPEVHLDKSAFPPPAGIFNWLVVSVPNLVIPVLAQCPPTGLLNTVPNLVGSILG, encoded by the exons ATGAAACTTTGCCAATACATTATTTCCCTGACATGGGGAATATTCGTTATGCAGGTGACATCCGTGCACTGTGCCAT GCCCAGCAAGGACTACACTGCATATCGAATATATCCATACTGCAGACCGTCTGATTACATGAGATACCCATCTAATGTGAATGATGTCGTGGCAATCGTTAATGAGGCAATCAGTCGCAACGTTACAGTAAAAGCATTCGGAGCCCGTCATTCCCATACGGATATAATTTGCACTGATGGAATTCCAATCGACATGAACAACTTTAAATCTTGTATAATGAATCCGGACGGTGAAACAGCGTCCTTCGGTTCGGGTGTGACCATAAAAGAAGCCGGTGAATTTCTGCTGCAACATGGTCGAGCTCTCCGAACCACACCAGCTTTTGGAGGCATTACAATTGGCGGAGCAATTGGAACTGGTGCCCATGGCTCGTCGATAAAATACACCTCATCAATATCATCGCAAGTCGTACGAATGACTGCCGTGAATGGACTTGGAGAGAAAGTAGAGATAGTCGATCCTGAAGATCTAAAATCGTTCAAGGTTCATCTGGGATTACTAG GTATTGTGGTGGATGTAACCCTGAAAACAGTGCCGTTGTACAAAGTCTTAGCTACTAATTATATTGTGTCTGACGAAATTCTTACTAATGGTAAAGCATTGGAGTGGGCTAAGACGACGGATCAAATAACGTTTTATTGGTTTCCTGCGTTCAAAGAAGTGGTCGTAGCTAACTTAACATTCGTTTCTGTTGACGAAACCGGCAATGCTTACACTAATGCTATCTCACCCCCAACGTATGGATATTTTAATCTCGGCGGAACTAAAGCGAAAGAAATTGCTTTCGATTTGTCTACCAGCGAATGTGCATTAGCGTCAGGAGTTG GTAACACCATTTTACACGCATTTGAAATCGCGGCACAATCGTCACTTGTGCGAGACACACCTGGCTTCGTACCCATTTATACAGAGGATGGTATTACCGTTGAAAATCCTGCAGTAGGCTTTCCACACTCAATGTTTGCCGCATCTTGTAGTGAAGCAAATGCAGGACTCGGAGGACCATCTTGTTTCTGGGCACATGGAGACATAAATTCAAACATAACAATTGTAGACAATGA ATTTTGCATAGATATCAACAGTCTTAGCGACTTCGTCGAAACTACGCAGGACATTATGAAGACAACTCCGGTTGCATTCCCACTGACCGGCATCTTCATAAGATTTAGTGGTGAATCTGATGCGTACATGGCAACGAATTTCGGAAGGGATACTGCGCATGTCGAATTCGCAATGTGGAAGCGAACAGACAGTTACAATAAGGCATCTGGCAATTTGGCCGGATATCAATTGCTCGCGCAGGCTTTG GCGAAGAAATTTAAAGGGAGATCTCACTGGGGTAAAAGTGGACTCGTTTATCATGGTAGAGAAATGCTGGATATTAAATTGGAAACTGAGGCACGTGACAGTTTTATTG CTTCCATGAAGAAATTTGACCCCAACGAAAGATTCATGAACAGTTTTGGTCGTCGTATCGTTAAAAGAGACACTAAAATCGATTCGGACCCCAAATCGACTCGTTGTGCGCTGTTAGACAACTGTTTTTGCTCTCAAAATAAAGACTGTATCAGCACCCAGACCTGCACTAAGCTTTCCGGCTATCCAGACTATCCAGTTTGCAAAACGAAAAACGAGGTACCAGAAGTACATTTGGACAAAAGTGCATTCCCTCCACCAGCTGGCATATTTAATTGGTTGGTCGTATCTGTTCCCAATTTGGTCATACCTGTACTTGCTCAATGTCCACCCACTGGTTTACTCAACACTGTCCCGAACTTGGTCGGGTCCATACTTggataa